DNA from Deinococcus roseus:
GCCCTGGCAGACCACCTGAAAAAAGAACGGGAAGTGCACCTGCCGAAAGCTGGAGAGGTGGTGGAAGTGCTGAAAGCCGCTCCGCACTTGAAGCGCACCAGCATCGTGATCCCACGCAAAGCGGTCTCCGCAAACCAGACTTCAGAGACTGGAGGGGCTACCACCGATGCCCCCAGAGAAACCAGGGTCAAAAAATTCAAAGAAGAGGTTCAGGGGGTGTTTGATGCAGAAACCAACACCCTCACCTTGCACTTCAAAGACCTGAAAGACCCGAACTTCTTCCCCACGGGAACTTACCGGGTGGAGGGTGTGCGGGGTTCTGTGACCCGGGTGCAGATCACAGAACGTTGGCGGGGTCCAAAGCAGGTGCCAGCGGCGGATTCCCTCTCGGCGATGATTGCTCGCTTGAGTCCCTATCCTGTCACCCTTCAGGAGGTGATCAACCGTGGGTTTTCAGGGAGCAAACTTTTGGCCCAGAAGTGGCTGAAGCAACGCATGGCCGAAGGAACTTTTGTGCGTTTGAAAAGAGGCGTTTACACTCTCTCCAGCGAATCCAGACAAAGCTGAGAAGTAGGGTGTGGGGGAATGTCGATCAGCTCTTCAGACCGAGGCGTTCTTTGAACTTGTAATAATTCTGGGTGGGACGGTAAGCCACCAGAAAACCCGTGTTGGCAAGCCCCTGGGAAAAAACCACGAATCCAGTTCTGGTGAGTCTTTCTGCCAGGCCTTTGAACTCCTCTGGATCTGCTGGAATTTCCAGGCACAGTTCTTCAAATTTAGCTCTAAGGCGTTCAGTTCGATCTGGTAAGGCATTGACCTCCTCCAGAAACTTGAAGAAACGTTCTATGACGATCAGAAGCCGCATTTCCCTTTCGGACATGTCTGCAAGGATTCTCAAATCTTCCTCAAAGACGTCCATGCTGGTGTCTGAAAACTCTCCTCGCATTTTGAATTCCATGAACAGAAACGCAAAATACCGCCGTTTTTCACGGTTGCGGGTTGCTGCGATGTTCTCTGAAACCAGACAGGAAGCATGGATGATCGGTTCCTGTTTCAGGTCTTCAACCGTCAGATGGCAATTGTTGCTTTCAAGGTCTGAGATGAAGTCCTGAAGACGCTGCATGCTGGCTTTGGTGAGGGCCTCTTTGGCCTGTTCTGCTGCAACTGACAGACCCATATCTACCACACCTACGGTGGCGGCCACCGTACCTGCAACCAATGCAGCGGCTGGTGCTGTAGCGGCCACCAGAGCACAAAGAAGAAGAAATGCCGGAACCCCATAGCGCAAACTGCTGGAATTGTAATTTTGGATGTCCATGGTTCAAGTATGCCTAATTTGGCTTTGCTGTTCTCAGGTTTGCGGGGTTGATGGACAGTGGAAGGTGAAATTTGGCCTGAAACGACAGTTGGTCGCAAAAAGAACAGGGGCCTGCATGGAAAGCAGGCCCCTTGAAGATCATTGAGAATTACTTTTTGGGAAAAATGGACACACGGTTGTTCAGGAGGCTCACCACTGCAAAATCCAGTTTGGTGTCGTTGTTGATGTCCCCGAGGGCCAGTCCGCGCAGGGCGGGATCCACGGCGGTGTCCACTTTGGTCTGGAAGGTGCCGTCCCCGTTGCCGTTGAGGATGCTGACGTTTCCGGTGTTGGTGTGGGCGGTGATGATGTCGAGGTTTCCATTCCCGTCGAAATCTCCGAGTTTCACGGCTCCTCCGAGGCCTGCCACGGTGTAATCCACTTTGCTTTGCAGGGTGCCGTCTCCGTTGCCGAGCAGCACGCTGACTTTGCTGGTGGTGGAACTGACCACCACCACGTCTGTTTTGTTGTCGCCGTTCACATCTCCCACGGCAACTTCACGGGCGTTGGCGGCGGTGGCATAGTCGGTTTTGGCCTGGAAGGTGCCGTCTCCGTTGCCGAGCAGCACGCTGGTGGTGCTGGATCCGTAGTTGGCGGTGACCGCGTCGAGTCTGCCGTCATTGTTCATGTCGGCGAGCGTGACGTGGTAGGGCTGGGTTCCGGTGGTGTAGTCGGTTTTGGCCTGGAAGGTGCCGTTTCCGGTGTTGAGCAGCACGCTGATGCTGTTGGAACCGGATTGGAAGTTGGACACCACCAGGTCGGGTTTGCCGTCACCTGTGAGGTCTCCAGCGGTGACCGCGAGGGGGTTGTTTCCGGTGGCGTAGTCGGTTTTGGTCTGGAAGGTGCCGTTGCCGTTGCCGAGCAGGATGCTGACGGTGTTGGTGGAGTTGGCGGTGGCAATGTCGAGGTTTCCGTCTCCGTTGAAGTCGTGGAGTTGCAGGCCGAAGGGGCGGGTGCCGGTGTTGATTTCCTGTCGGGCATCAAACACCCCGTTGCCGTAACCGAGCAGCACGCTGACCGAACTGGCGTTGGTGCCGGAGTAGCCCACCAGGAGGTCGAGGTTTCCGTCGTTGTTGACGTCTCCCAGGGTGATGTTCACGGGGCTCTGGGAGTTGGTGGCGTAGCGTTTGACGGTGTCGTAGCCCGCTGCACCTTGCGCTCCGGTGCCGATGCGGAACCGGAGCACGAACGCGGAGGCGGCGTTGGTCCAGTTGATGGTGGCTTCCACTTCTTCGCCGGGTTTGAAGCCTGCTGTGGCGGAGGGGGTGTATTGCCAGCTGCCGTCTGGGAGTTGGGTGAGCGTTCCGGAGTTGAAGGGGTTGCCGTCGGTGAGGCGTTTTCCGGTGAAGGAACCGAAAATCAGGAACTGGCTGCCGAGGGGGTTGAGGGTGAAGTTGTGGTCGGCGCAGTTGAACACGGCTTTGACGGTGGTGTTCTGGTTGGCTTTGCTGGAGGTGGGCGGGAGGGGTTTGCTGAAGCTGGAGGTCTGGTTGACCAGGTAGGGGGGGTTGAAGCCGCTGGCCAGGGGGATCTTGCAGATGGTGCGGGTGGGCAGTGCAGTGAAGGTGCTGCCGGGCAGGATGTTGACCAGGGTCGCTCCTGCGGTGTTGGCGCGGGTGACCAGCAGGTTGCTGTCTGCAGTTTGTTCATCAAGGGCTTCGGTGACGCGGGTTTCGGTGTCCTGAAGGACTTCGGCAATGAAGCTGAATTTGCGGGGGGTGTTCTCGATGGGGGTTTGCAGGGGGGTTTTCCAGGCCATGGTGAAGGTGCCATCGTACTGGTCGGTGAGGGGGTTGCCGGGGAGGGTGCGGCCTCCGGCCACGTTGTCGACCACATAGCCGTAAGGGAAGAGGTTGAGGACCCCATCGGAGAGGGTGGCGGGCAGGATGGCGTCCACTTCGGCCTGGGTGAGGGCCTGGAAGCTGGCTTTGCTGGGGATGGGGCTGAGGTTGGCGTCCACGGCGGTCATGGGGAACATTTGTTTTGCCAGTGCGGGGTCCACCAGCACATCGTCTGCCCTTCTGAGTTTGCGGATGGCGGTGTTGGCCATGGTGTTGGCGGTTTCAGCGGCAACCAGGGTGATGTTGGTGCGGGCATTGGGGTCGGGGGTTCCGTTGCCTGAGGCGTTGCGGATGGCGTAGGTGGCCACGAAGTACCGCCAGCCGTTCACGTCGTAGACGTTGCTGGAGATGCCTTTGAATTGCACCTGGGGGTTGCCGAAGGTGAGGGCCTGTTTCTGGATGCCTCCGCTGGTGCCGAGGTCGAGTTCCACCCTGCCGAGGGATTTGAATTTGGCGGATCTGTTGTGTTCGCTGTGGGGCAGGGGGGTGGTGCTGCAGGCAGAGACGAGAAGGGCGAGGGTGAGGCTGGAAAGCAGGGTTTTTTTCATGGGTTGCTCCTGGGGGGAATCATTGTTTGTCGTCGGGCAGCACGGTGGGCACCGGGGTGCTGTATTGCACCCGGGTGTTCAGGTTTTGTTTCTCCTGGGGGGGTTGGATGTCCACCAGGATGGGGGTACTTCCTTGCAGTTTGTAGCGGGTGAGGGAAAAGCCGACTTTGAGTTGGCCAGTGGCCTGGTCTTTGACCTGACAGGTGGCTTTGACGCTGAGGTCGCCGCTTTTCAGTTCACCTTTGAGGTAGTGGATGCTCCACTTTTCTCCGGGGGTGATTTCCGGGGAGAGGTCTTGACCGTCGGGTTTGGTGAGGGTGACTTGCATTTTCAGGCAGGGTTCGCCGGTCTGCAGGGTCACCACCACTTCCGGGGTGAGCACCGGGGTGGGGGGAGGTTTGGGGAACAGGAGGTCCAGTTCCTGGGCGCATCCAGTGAACAGCAACGCGCCCATCAGGCTGAGTGTGATGGTTCTTTTCATTCTATCACCACCGAGATTATATAACACTTCCAAAAAATATAACGCTTTGAATTATACTCAGGGAATGATTGACACCCCCAGTTTTATAGAGGAAGTATGACGCGCTTCGTTTCGCTTGATGCTCTGCGGGGAATTGCTGCATTGATGGTGGTGTTTTCCCATGTCGCGGTTTTCACCTACTATCCGTTTGCAGAGCACCCCAAAATCCCCAGTGCCCTGGAATTTGTGTTGTGGAACCTGGGGGCCACAGGGGTGGACACGTTTTTCGTGTTGAGCGGTTTCGTGCTCAGCTTGCCTTACCTGCAGCAGGGTCGGGAAATGCAGCCTTTGAAGTTCATCTTCAGGCGCTTTCGACGGCTCTATCCGGCTTATCTGGTTTCTTTGCTGCTTGCAGTGGCCCTGAAGCACTTTCATGGAACAGAGCCCCTCACCGAAATCGTGATGCGCTGGTACCAGCCCCTCACCGTTCAGGAAGTGCTGCAGCACCTGCTGTTGCTCAACCCGAAAATGCACATTCAGTCGGTGAATCCGGTGTTGTGGACCCTGCTGGTGGAATTGCACATGGCGTTTTTCATGCCGGTGGTGATCCGCTTCCTGGCATCCAACACCATGTCATCCTTCACCGTGCTGTTGGTCACCCTGGGAGGGGGTTTCCTGGGGGGGTTCTTTGTGTTTCCCCTGGGCATGGTTCCCCTGTTCGTGATGGGCGCACTGCTGGCCCTGCACCACTCCGAAGTGCAAGACGCATTCCAGAAGTCCCCCCTGCTGCGCAATGCGGCTTTCTTGCTGGGGGTGGCTTTGGTGTTTCACCGGTACTGGTGGATTCAAGAGGACCTGTTTTTCATCCGGTACATCTCTGCTTTCGGGGCCACACTGGTGATCCCTGCCATTTTGGCTTCACCTCAGTTGCAGCGCTTCTTGCAAACCCCGCTGGTGTCCTGGTTCGGGCAGATCAGTTACTCCCTGTACCTGGTGCACCTGCCCATTTTGTTTTTTGTGGCTTCACACGCCTACTCCAGCCTCGGCGGCTCGCTGGGCACCGGACTGGTGGGCATGGCCCTCAGTGTGGGCGCAGCGGCCCTGCTTCACCGCTGGTTTGAGAAACCCGTGCTCAACACTTCACGCCCCATCAGGCAAAAAAAGGAGATGGTTCATGCTGAGTAAATTGCGCAATTTGCCTTTCAGGGTTCAGGCCATGTCATTCACGCAACTCTTCCATGCGGGTTTGGGGTGCGTGACGGTTTACGGCACCACCATGTACCTGTCTGCGCTG
Protein-coding regions in this window:
- a CDS encoding FG-GAP repeat domain-containing protein, giving the protein MKKTLLSSLTLALLVSACSTTPLPHSEHNRSAKFKSLGRVELDLGTSGGIQKQALTFGNPQVQFKGISSNVYDVNGWRYFVATYAIRNASGNGTPDPNARTNITLVAAETANTMANTAIRKLRRADDVLVDPALAKQMFPMTAVDANLSPIPSKASFQALTQAEVDAILPATLSDGVLNLFPYGYVVDNVAGGRTLPGNPLTDQYDGTFTMAWKTPLQTPIENTPRKFSFIAEVLQDTETRVTEALDEQTADSNLLVTRANTAGATLVNILPGSTFTALPTRTICKIPLASGFNPPYLVNQTSSFSKPLPPTSSKANQNTTVKAVFNCADHNFTLNPLGSQFLIFGSFTGKRLTDGNPFNSGTLTQLPDGSWQYTPSATAGFKPGEEVEATINWTNAASAFVLRFRIGTGAQGAAGYDTVKRYATNSQSPVNITLGDVNNDGNLDLLVGYSGTNASSVSVLLGYGNGVFDARQEINTGTRPFGLQLHDFNGDGNLDIATANSTNTVSILLGNGNGTFQTKTDYATGNNPLAVTAGDLTGDGKPDLVVSNFQSGSNSISVLLNTGNGTFQAKTDYTTGTQPYHVTLADMNNDGRLDAVTANYGSSTTSVLLGNGDGTFQAKTDYATAANAREVAVGDVNGDNKTDVVVVSSTTSKVSVLLGNGDGTLQSKVDYTVAGLGGAVKLGDFDGNGNLDIITAHTNTGNVSILNGNGDGTFQTKVDTAVDPALRGLALGDINNDTKLDFAVVSLLNNRVSIFPKK
- a CDS encoding acyltransferase family protein, producing the protein MTRFVSLDALRGIAALMVVFSHVAVFTYYPFAEHPKIPSALEFVLWNLGATGVDTFFVLSGFVLSLPYLQQGREMQPLKFIFRRFRRLYPAYLVSLLLAVALKHFHGTEPLTEIVMRWYQPLTVQEVLQHLLLLNPKMHIQSVNPVLWTLLVELHMAFFMPVVIRFLASNTMSSFTVLLVTLGGGFLGGFFVFPLGMVPLFVMGALLALHHSEVQDAFQKSPLLRNAAFLLGVALVFHRYWWIQEDLFFIRYISAFGATLVIPAILASPQLQRFLQTPLVSWFGQISYSLYLVHLPILFFVASHAYSSLGGSLGTGLVGMALSVGAAALLHRWFEKPVLNTSRPIRQKKEMVHAE